The Chitinophaga sp. H8 region TTGAATTAAAGGCGAACCGTACCCGGCTTTCCCGCTCCAGTTTTTTAATAGCTTCGTGCAGGGGTTGTTTTTCAAACCGGATGCTTATGCGCATTTCAAGATTACTCTGTGCAGGAGCCGGCAGTGGATAGATGCGTATAGGCAACAGTACGCATATGAGCAGTATAAGCCAGCAATAAGGCTTACGGGGATGCCATTGCCGGCATCTTAAAGAAAGTTGCATCATGTTTTGACGATTTATTTTTTTGTGGAATTTGCGTTCCCTGGTTGAATGGTATTACTTGTTTTTGCTGATGCCTGCCTATTCTCCGGAAAACAGGCGGACATCCCTTCGTGCTGTACATTACTTCTCCTGTACGCTGCTGCAGCAGCGCGGTAACTTTATTTTAGCTGAATATTTTTTCTGATCACATTAACGGGTCCCGTTCAGGGAGATAGTCACATTTTTCCCGTTTGTACTGTATTGTATATTGTAAATACTTCCTATCATTTCCATCACATCCTGCAATGGTTGATGATGCAGAATATAGATATGTATTTTTTGCTGTTGCAGTTGTTCCGGATAATTGATAGATACACCATAACGTTCCTGTAGTGCTTTTACAAATTCAGGAAAAGGCACATCTTCCAGGTAAAGACCACCATCTTTCCACCCGCTTACCTTGCGGGCCTCTGCTTTATGTGTTGAAAAAGAGGAATATGCTGTATTATACACCAGTTCATCATCCTGATTCAACTGTTGCAGCTGCTGGCTGTTTTTATCTACACGCACCTTTCCGGTTAGTACGGTTATTTTAATAACAGGTGTTGCCGCATATGCTTTCACGTTAAAAGATGTTCCCAGTACAGCAATACTTACTTCACCTGTTTTTACCAGGAATGGCAATGTTTCATTTTGTTTAACATCAACAAATGCCTCCCCTTCTTCCAGGTATAGTTCCCGGTTGTTCCGTCCAAAGTATTCATCCGTACGGATACGGGTTTGTTGGTTTAGCCAGATAACAGATCCGTCGGGCAACACAAATTTCCTGGGCATCTTTGTATCATTCCGTAGTATAGCAAACTTCCGGGAGCTATGACGATGACTGTTCCAGTAAGTGATGGCCCCCAGCATACATATCCCGGCCACAACAGCTGCTATCTTTAACAGGCGAAGGAGGGGACGTCTGTTAAGGTTGAGCGTGCTGTTAACTTCCCGGTCTATATTGTTATAGATACCGGCCCCCTTTGCCGCCAGCTGGTCCGGGTCGTTGTTTGCAGTATTCTGTTGCAATGGATGTTGTGTCACCCAATCCCGCAACAGTTGTTCTTCTTCGGCAGACAACGGTTCGGCCAACCTGCGGTTTAAACGCCCCAGGTACTCATTAAATTCATTCAGATCCTTGTCCATGTCGTTCGTCCTATTAATTACAAAGAAAAGTAGTAGAGGGAGTAGATGAAAGAAAAAAAAATTGACTTTAATCCCGGGAGTGCTGCTTTAATTCCACCCGTAATACGGTTAATGCATTTGAAAGCTGTTTTTTTACGGTGAGGGGAGATATAGCCAGTTTTGATGCAATTTCATGTATGCTCAGTTGTTGTTGCCGGCTCATCAGCCAGATATCCCGCATTTTCTCCGGCATCCGGCGTACCCGTTCCTGTATGATATTATCCAGCTCTTTGGCCTGCAGATAATCAGAGGGGGTGAGGCCAGGCTGATCCGTTTTTGCTGCCACCTCCCGCTGCTTACTGGCCCATACCTGTTCCCGCTTTATATGATTGATAACATTATTTTTAAGGATAGTATAGAGATAGGCTTCCAGTCGTTGTGATGGGTCTATTTGTTCCCTGTTTCTCCAAAGTTTTACAAAGGCATCCTGTACAAAGTCTTTTGCCAGCTCCTCCGACCTTAGCAAATAAGTGGCCTGAAGAAACAGTTCCTGCCAGCAGGTTTCATAAAAAGACCTGAAGGCATTACTGTCACCTTCCTTTATTTTTTGTGCCTGCAACATGAAATGAGGTTATATGTGTACTAAAATACAGATTTTAAAATAATAATTGCACGAAAGGGAGGAGCACTGCAGCCATAATTGAATCAGCGACCCGGGTAAAACAATACGCCCAATTGCAGAAATCCCGGGTATCCGGTTACACATTGAACAATGGCGCATAGGGCCCACAAAAGCAGCAGCTTGTAGTACTGTTACTAACCCAAGGCCATATTAATCATTTCAGGCTGTTTTATCATGCTAATACCGGATGTTCCGGCCTACCTTTCCCCAGGGTTAAGGTACCCTTAAAGTACCCTTAAAGTACCCTTAAAGCATCCTTAAAGTATCCATATAGTACCCCTATAAGGGATACTATATGGATACTTCATAGCTATTTCAATAGTATGGGGGAAAAGTAACATAGGATACTATGGGACACTGTTCCTATGGTATATGGCTATTTTCAGGCAATATTCCACGATCTACATGTATGATGATGTCCTTTAGTTACAAGTATCTGCACAGGTATGCCTTATGGCTGGTACGGTCATCTTTTATGGTTGCAGTAATAACAGGTTGGGGTAGTGAAAAAGGGATGGCGCAACAGCAGTCTTCCCCTCAGCTGCTGTCTTCTTCAAAGGCAGATACCTGGGTAGCCACAGATGATCTGGGGCGTAGTACGCCTACCAATGAAGTGACCGGCAATATCCGTAAGGATCGTTTTGCCGGGATATTCTATTTTATATGGCAGGGGGCACATGGATACGACCGGCATAGCAGTGGAAATGCAACAGAGTCTGTTATGGAGAAAACACCTGGGGATACGGCCAGTCCTTATGATATCAGCCAGTTGTTGAAAGCCAATCCGCAAAACCCGCAATATGGGCCTATGCATGCCTTTCATTACTGGGGACAACCGTACTTTGGGTATTATTTACCGGACGACGAATGGATTATCCGTAAACATGCACAAATGCTGTCGGATGCAGGAGTGGATGTAATTGTCCTGGATGTGACCAATGCAGCCATTTATCAACCTCAGGTGGCCAAAATAGCAGCGGTATACCGCGACATGCGGAAAAACGGTTTATCTACCCCTCAGATCGCTTTTATTGTAAACAGTGTACCGGAGAAAACGGTTGGCCGGCTGTATGAAAACATCTATAAAAAACAATTATACAGTGACCTGTGGTTTTACTGGAAGGGCAAACCACTGTTATTATGTCCTCCGGAGGCAGTAACGCCCGAAATATCGCGTTTCTTTACCATACGCCAATCCTGGGCATGGAGTAATGCAGAAGGGTGGTTTGGCAATGGGAAAGATAAATGGACATGGCTGGACAATACTCCCCAGGCATATGGCTGGCACACGGCCCCCGATAAGCCGGAGCAGATCAGTGTAAATATCGCCCAGCATCCTGCCACCAATATTGGCCGGAGCTTTCACCAGGGCCATCAACCGGATTCCTCTGGTTTCCGGTCGGGTGAGGGGCTCAATTTTGCGGAACAATGGAAACGCGCCCTGGAAGTAGATCCTGAATTTGTGTTTATTACTGGTTGGAATGAATGGGTGGCCATGCGTTTTGCGGCAGGTAATGAGCCGGCTTCTTTTCTGGGCAAACCCATCAAAAAGGGGGAAACCTTTTTTGTAGACCTGTATAACGAAGAGTATAGCCGGGATGCAGAGCCGGTGAAGGGCGGTTTTGGGGATAATTATTATTATCAGCTGATAGATGGTATCCGCCGGTATAAAGGTACCCGGCCTGTACCAGTAGCCAATGCAGTAGCAGCTGTGAAAATAGACGGTGCATTCCATGACTGGAAAAATGTAATTCCTGCTTTTGAAGATGATAAAGGGGATATCTTTCACCGGGATCATCCGGGGTGGGGGCGTATCCAGCGGTATGAAAACAGTACCGGCCGCAATGATATTATTGCAGCCCGGGTGGCGGTAAACAAGAAGTATATCTCTTTCTATGTTAAAACAGCTGCCACACTTACTTCCTGGAAAGATAGCGCCTGGATGAACCTTTTTATCCGCGTAAAAGATGCGGATGCGCCAGACTGGAAAGGATTTAATTATCTTGTTAACCGGCAGGCAGTGAATGCCAATACCACTACCCTGGAAGCCTGTACGGGTGGATGGAACTGGAAGAAAATAGCGGATGTCCGGTATGCCGTGAAAGGAAATGAAATGGAGCTGCAGCTACCGGTAACGCAGCTGGGGATAAGCAGCAAAGAAGGATTTGAAATCGACTTTAAATGGGCGGATAATGCTCCGCTGGATGGAGACGTGATGCATTGGCTGGATAAAGGAGATACCGCTCCGAATGCCAGATTCAGCTACCGGTATATTTATCATCCATTGCATTCAACAAAGTAGTCATACCAATATCGCATACTAAATACCACCTTATGACAACAGGCTATTTAAAACTGATCTGCTACATCCAGCTGTTACTGTTAACAGCTCATGTAGCAAATGCTCAAACCAGGGCAAGAAAAGGAACTGCTGTGAAATTCAGCAAAGAGACCCTTACAAAAAAATTTATTGCTGAAGGAGTGGCAGTGGGTGATATAAACCGGGATGGAAAAATAGATGTGATGGCAGGCGCCTATTGGTTTGAAGCGCCAGGCTGGAAGCAGCATGAAATCGCAAAAGCAGATTCTTTTATTGTAAATGGTGGATACAGTAATTCTTTCCTGAATTTTTGTATGGATGTAAACCAGGACGGCTGGCTGGATATTGTTCGTATTGATACGCCCGGTGAATCGGCAGTATGGTATGAAAATAACAAGAACAAGCCGGGGCATTGGAAAATGCATATGATATATCCCAATGTAGGGAATGAGTCCCCGCAGTTTGTAGATGTGGATGGCGATGGCAGGCTGGACCTTTTATGTAATGATCCGAAAACAAAACAGATCATCTGGGTACGGGCACCATTTAAAAAAGGAGATACGAAGTGGGAAAAGTTTGTGATCAGCGAAAGAAAGGATATCCCCGGAACACATATGTATACTCATGGACTGGGGTTTGGGGATATGAACGGAGATGGACGTAAGGATGTGGTGATAAAAGATGGCTGGTGGGAAGCGCCGGCAGATCCTAAACAACCTGATTGGACATTTCATCCGGTAGCACTGAGCGAAGAATGTTCCCAGATGTATATCCAGGATCTGGATGGAGACGGGGATGTAGATATTATCAGTGCCTCCGCGCATAACTATGGTATATGGTGGCACGAACAGGTAAAAGATGAACAGGGCAATGCCAAATGGATTCATCATGTTATCCATAAGGAGTTTTCCCAATCGCATGGCCTTGCCCTGGTAGATGTTAATGGGGATGGTCATCCGGACCTGGTAACGGGTAAACGTTTTTTTGCACACAACGGTCACGACCCCGGAGAATATGAGCCTGCGGTATTGTATTGGTTTGAATTTGTTCCGGGAAAAACACCTGCCTGGATACCACATGAGATAGATAATAATTCAGGAGTAGGACTTCACGTGGTGGTAGAAGATATCAATAAGGATGGTCGTCCGGATATTATCACCGGCAACAAAAAAGGTGTACACGTATTTAAAGCATTATAACAGCCTATTTAAAAATGAGAAAATTTTTTGTCACAGCAGCACTGTTATTGCCATTGATGTATGGTAGTGTGCAGGCACAGTTGCCTCCCGTATTTGATAAACAAACGGCCGCTAATGCTACCGGTACGCCAACTACCCGCAAATACCTGCCTCCTGTGCGTATTGTATGGCAGGAAGGCAACCTGCAGGGCGTATCAGGATTAATGCAGCCGGGCAACGGACAGGCTGATCTTTCCAATAAAAACATGTGTATCCTGAAACCTGCGGGTAATGTAAAACCAGCTATATTACTGGATTTTGGCAGGGAATTGCATGGTGGATTGCAGATCGTAACCGGGATGTGGGGAGGCAATAAACCCGTGAAATTGCGCATTCGTTTCGGAGAGTCAGTGAGTGAAGCTATGAGCAACATAGAACCGGAAAAGAATGCTACTAATGATCATGCCATCCGGGATATGATGGTAGAAGTACCCTGGCTGGGTAAACTCGAAGTGGGTAATACAGGATTCCGGTTTGTCAGAATCGATGTGGTAGAGGATGTACCGGAAGTAATGCTGAAAGAAGTGCGTGCCATTTTTAATTTCCGGGATCTTCCTTATCTGGGGTCTTTCAATAGCAGTGATACTTTGCTGAACAAGATCTGGCTGACAGGCGCTTATACGGTGCATTTAAATATGCAGGATTATCTCTGGGATGGTATTAAGCGCGACCGGCTGGTATGGGTAGGGGATATGCATCCCGAAACATCTACTATCAGCACCCTGTTTGGATACAATGAGGTAGTACCCCATAGCCTGGACCTGGTGAGGGATATCACCCCGTTGTCTGAATGGATGAACGGAATCAGTACTTATTCCATGTGGTGGATTATCATCCACCGCGACTGGTATTATCACAATGGGAACCTGCCTTATCTGCGTCAACAGAAAGCGTATCTGTTGCCTTTACTCCGCCGGATTTCACAGATGATAGATGAGAACAATAGTGAAAAATTGGATGGCACACGTTTTTTAGACTGGCCTTCCAGCGAAAATCCCCAAGGTATACATGCCGGTTTACAGGCTATGATGGTCCTGTCTTTGCAGGCAGGTGCCGAGTTATGTAAAATATTACAGGAGCCGGCCGCCGCACAGGAATGTGAAGCGGCAGTAGCCCGGTTGAAAAAACATGTACCGGATCATAACAATTCCAAACAGGCAGCAGCACTGATGGCCCTGTCTGGTCTGGCATCCGCAAAAGAAATGGATGATCAGGTAATCAATGTAGGCGGTGCAAAAGAATTTTCTACTTTTTACGGATACTATATGTTGCAGGCCAAAGCTAAAGCCGGTAATTATGAAGGAGCACTGGATGCTATCCGTACTTACTGGGGAGGAATGCTGAGTATAGGAGCTACTACTTTCTGGGAAGATTTTAACCTGGATTGGTTAAATAATGCCGGCAGGATAGATGAGCTGGTAAAACCCGGTCAGAAAGACATTCATGGTGACTACGGAGGCTACTGCTATAAGGGCTTCCGGCATAGCTTATGTCATGGGTGGGCATCTGGTCCTACTCCCTGGCTTACGGAACATGTACTGGGCATACAGGTCAAAGCGCCGGGCTGTAAAGTGATCAAAATAACACCTCATCTGGGAGATCTTACCTTTGCAGAAGGTACTTTCCCTACCCCTTATGGTATTTTGAAAGTGAAGCATACCAAAGGAAAAGACGGCAAGATAAAGTCAGAGATCAATGCGCCTAAGGGGGTAACGATATTAAGGTAGTATTTAATAATTTATTCCTAAAGCAAAGTGGCCGTATTAAAAGTATTTACTTTTAATACGGCCACGCTTCATTTAAGCTGTTTTAAGCCTCTTTTAGTGCTTTGCCCACCAGAGTGGTGTCAGTACTGCATCAGGTCCGTTCAGGAAAGATACAGCCTGTTGATAGCCTTTAGCACTGTTGTTCTGCAGGCTGGCAGGATATCTTAACCTTTGCGGGAAAAATTTGATATTGCTGGTAGTATAGTTACTATTGTTCAATGCCGGTAAGTTGGGCAATGCTTTTTCAATCACCGGATTTTCAAAGAAAGGCAATCCTAATCTTCTCTGATCGTTCCAGGTTTCCAGTGGCAGCCAGGGGCATTGCGCAATGAACTTTTGGGTGATGATTTTAGTCAGAAGATCATTCTTTACACTACCGTTTTTGTAAAGGGTATTGCTGGGGTAGCTGATATTAACAGTACCCGCTGTATTGGTATAACCATCTTTAAAGTTCATAGTACGGAAGGCAGGAGGTTCGGCAGTATGGTTCCAGCTCACGGAAGTACCTACCCTGTTGTAATCCTGAGAAGTAAGGTAAGCTGCGAGATGAGCCGTTACACCCCAGTATTGGAAACTGGACTGTATGCCTGCTTCATAGGCTTCTTTGGCCCCGATGGAAGTAGCCCAGCCTCTTACACTGGCTTCTGCCAGCAGGAAGTAGGTTTCCCAGGGAGCAAAGAAAATACGCTCTGAAGTACTGGTCCGGAATTTATGAGACATACGCGGCATTGTACCTTCATAGGTATATACTTTATTCATCGCACCCTTTTCAGCCCAGTCGCCCGTAGCGGATGCATTCCAGGTATATTTGGCATCAATTTCCTTTACCACCTTACCAGTAGCATCTTCCAGGTTTCTTTTGGTATCCTTTGTAACGCTGGCATCGGGGAAAGGGGAAAAATCAGGGTTGGTAAAATCTCCGGGAATAATAAATGCTTTGTAAGCGCGGGGGTCAATTATTTTTGGCAAACCATCCAGCCAGTAGCCTGCAGCAGGGTCATTGGTTTTGCTGGAAAAATGGTTGGCAAATTTAAGCCCCATCCAGTCGGCAGGCTTGATAGCCGTGTGGAAAGAGGCATCTAACTGCACATCAGAAGTAACCCCACCCAAGCCAACATACAAGTTGTTCAGGCTGGCTGATATCAGCTGCGAATTCCAGGAACGGCTCATGACACCAGTCAGGTCGTCCCATCCGTCTTTCTCTTTTACTTTGAAGGCATCAGCCATATCTGTGATCAGCAGTTTGGTAGCCACTGCTGCTTCAAATTCAGTTTTCGCTTTATCCGGATCTACTTCAGATAAGCGCATGGCTAAACGCATACGCAGGGAATTGGCGTATCTTTTCCACCTGTTGTAGTTGAAACCATAAGCCGGATCAAAATCCTTCAGCGTTTGAGGATTGGCTACATTTTCATCAATGGCAGCTTCCGCTTCTTTCAATTCGTTAAGGAGGTAATAATACACATCTTTTACCTGGGAAAATTCCGGGTTCACACCTTGAAAGGCTTTGATGGGAATGGGGCCAAAGTTATCGCTCATTTCACTCATTAGGTAAGCACGCCATATACGTCCTATCTGCAGCAGATTTTTGGTGTGAGGCTGCGCGTTATTGGCGGCGATCCTTTTTTCAGCCAGTTCTATAGCCAGGTTAGCGGCATTCAGCCAGCCGGATACTCCATTGTAATAGGCTGTAGTCCAGTCATCATTATAACCACCACTGGATAAGCCACCCTGGCGGTGCTGGTGCCCGGCTGTTTTCCAATATAATACAAAAGAACGCTCTGCAATATCAGGGTTCATCTGTGCACCGGTAATAGATCCATTAAGTGCATATTCTACCTGAAGCTGTTCTTCATTGGCAGACTTGGGATCAAAATTTGTTTGTTCAAATTTGGAGCAGGCCTGCATCATCAGGCTTCCGCCTATCACAACACATGCGCTTTTTATAATACTTTTCATAAAATGCTTTTTCAATAATTAGAAACTAACAGATAAGTTAAACAGGTAGTTGCGGGAGGTAGGAGCACTACCACTTTCAAATCCTGTTGCATTTGTTCCTGTTGCATAAACAGATTCCGGATCAATACCCTTGATATGGCTGGAGATCAGCCATACATTGTTGCAGGAAAAACCGATGCTTGCCCGCTGGATAGGTGTTCTGGAAAAGAGTTTGGCTGGCAGGTTGTAAGACAGCTGTACATTTCTTAAACGTACATTGGATGCATCATACAGGTTGGCCTCTGCAATCCCGATGTTATTAACACCTACTGCTTCCCAGTAATCCTGAGGTTTTACTGCGATGGTACTAGGTTCGTACTGGTTGGTATTAGGATTTAAGATAACCCCGTCCACTACAAATTTGTCACGTTTTCCATTTACCACTGTTTCGGCAGCTGTACCGGATTTCTGCATCGCTACTGTGGTTCCGGAAAACATTTTTCCACCAAAGCGTGCATCTATCAGGAAGCCTAATGACACACCTTTATAAGTAAAAGTATTGCTTACACCCAGTAAGCCATTTGCCTGCTGATTACCCAGCCTTACTTTTTCACTGGTAACCAGTGGTAAACCTGTTTCACTCAGCAGCAGCTTACCGAAGTAAGGGCTCTTTTCATCTGTTACTCTCTGATAGGCAGTACCCCAGATTTCGCCATATTTCTGACCGGCAGCAGCATAGATCTGTATGTTGTCATACCCACCTAAAGGATAATAATCAATGCCCGGCGCAATTTCCTTTACTGTGTTCTTGTTGGTGGAGAAATTCACATTCATATCCCAGGCTACTGCTTTGTCCAGGATGCGGGCATTCAACATTAATTCAATACCCTTGTTTTCTATATTGCCGGCATTAATTTTCTTTTTCTCATATCCACTGAGCGGATCCATGGGCAGATCGATCAGCTGACGGGTAGCATTTGATTTATACCAGGCAAAGTCTATACCCAGGCGATTGTTGAATAAGCGTGCTTCAGCACCTACTTCCAGGGATTTAATCAGCTCACTTCTTACGTTAGGATCATATAATACTTTCTTGCGCTTAACAGTAGTATTACCATTAGGGTCTTTAGCCACTTCATAGGTATTGTACAGGTTGTAAGGCGCCAGGTCATTACCAACCTGTGCATAAGACGCTCTTACTTTACCGTAGGATACCCAGCGTGGGGCACTGCCGCCCATTCTTTCAATCATATCTGTTACAATCAGGGAGGTACTTACAGAAGGATAGAAATAGGAACGGTTACTTTGGCTCAGGGCAGATGACCAGTCATTCCGGAAGGTAGCATCTATAAACCAGTATGCATCCCAGTTCAGACCAATGGTACCATAGGCAGAGTTGATCTTCTTTTCTGTATAGATCTCACTGATGCTTGGGTTGCTGGTACCATTTTGTATAGAGAACAAATCCGGAATCTGCAGTTTGGGAACATTAATGTTCATACTGCTTCTTCTCTGTTTCATCAGATTACCTCCTAAGGTGATAGCACCTCCTAATTTGCCAAACACCTGGTCTTTTTTGGCAGTAATTAAGGTGCTGTAGTTGGTTTCACGGAAAGTTTCCTTGCCGGTACCATAGCTACCGCGTACTTCTATCGGGCTACCTGCATAGAGTTTGGATTCTGTTTCAGTAGTATACATATCCGCACCTCCTTTGATCTCTGCATTCAGCCAGGAAGTAAATTCATATTTCAATGATCCGTTCATTAAGAAACGGTCCCTGATATCCTGATTAAGGTTGTATTGCTCATTCCAGTAAGGGTTCACCATTTTATCATACTTGTACCAGGTCATTTTTCCGTCAGCATCTTTAGGATTGCTGAAATCACGGATGTTGATGTTTGCTGGTAAAGAGTAAATGGTGTTAAATGGGTTGGATGCATTTGCACCGCCCTGAGGCCGGTTTACCGCATTGGAATTGATATACTGGATCTTGGTATCAGTAGTCCAGCGTTTGCCTTCTCCAAATTGAGAAACTGCGCGGGCTAACAGGTTGGTACGGGTTAATTTGCTTCCCGGAATGATACCTTCATCAGTTAAGCGGGTAACGGATGAATAGATGGCGGTAGAATTGATTTGTTGTTGAAATGAGATACTGTTTTTAAAATTGATTCCGGTATTGAAATAATTTTTAAGGTTGTTGTAAGACCCCATTTTAACTTCTTTCCCTTCCCAGTTTTTTACTGTCTGGCCGGCAATTTCAGGTCCCCAGCTCAGGTCGGAACGTTCATCATATGCGCCGTCAGTACCCTGACCAAAAGTGCGTTGTC contains the following coding sequences:
- a CDS encoding FecR family protein, producing the protein MDKDLNEFNEYLGRLNRRLAEPLSAEEEQLLRDWVTQHPLQQNTANNDPDQLAAKGAGIYNNIDREVNSTLNLNRRPLLRLLKIAAVVAGICMLGAITYWNSHRHSSRKFAILRNDTKMPRKFVLPDGSVIWLNQQTRIRTDEYFGRNNRELYLEEGEAFVDVKQNETLPFLVKTGEVSIAVLGTSFNVKAYAATPVIKITVLTGKVRVDKNSQQLQQLNQDDELVYNTAYSSFSTHKAEARKVSGWKDGGLYLEDVPFPEFVKALQERYGVSINYPEQLQQQKIHIYILHHQPLQDVMEMIGSIYNIQYSTNGKNVTISLNGTR
- a CDS encoding RNA polymerase sigma-70 factor gives rise to the protein MLQAQKIKEGDSNAFRSFYETCWQELFLQATYLLRSEELAKDFVQDAFVKLWRNREQIDPSQRLEAYLYTILKNNVINHIKREQVWASKQREVAAKTDQPGLTPSDYLQAKELDNIIQERVRRMPEKMRDIWLMSRQQQLSIHEIASKLAISPLTVKKQLSNALTVLRVELKQHSRD
- a CDS encoding FG-GAP repeat domain-containing protein; this translates as MTTGYLKLICYIQLLLLTAHVANAQTRARKGTAVKFSKETLTKKFIAEGVAVGDINRDGKIDVMAGAYWFEAPGWKQHEIAKADSFIVNGGYSNSFLNFCMDVNQDGWLDIVRIDTPGESAVWYENNKNKPGHWKMHMIYPNVGNESPQFVDVDGDGRLDLLCNDPKTKQIIWVRAPFKKGDTKWEKFVISERKDIPGTHMYTHGLGFGDMNGDGRKDVVIKDGWWEAPADPKQPDWTFHPVALSEECSQMYIQDLDGDGDVDIISASAHNYGIWWHEQVKDEQGNAKWIHHVIHKEFSQSHGLALVDVNGDGHPDLVTGKRFFAHNGHDPGEYEPAVLYWFEFVPGKTPAWIPHEIDNNSGVGLHVVVEDINKDGRPDIITGNKKGVHVFKAL
- a CDS encoding alpha-L-rhamnosidase C-terminal domain-containing protein; the protein is MRKFFVTAALLLPLMYGSVQAQLPPVFDKQTAANATGTPTTRKYLPPVRIVWQEGNLQGVSGLMQPGNGQADLSNKNMCILKPAGNVKPAILLDFGRELHGGLQIVTGMWGGNKPVKLRIRFGESVSEAMSNIEPEKNATNDHAIRDMMVEVPWLGKLEVGNTGFRFVRIDVVEDVPEVMLKEVRAIFNFRDLPYLGSFNSSDTLLNKIWLTGAYTVHLNMQDYLWDGIKRDRLVWVGDMHPETSTISTLFGYNEVVPHSLDLVRDITPLSEWMNGISTYSMWWIIIHRDWYYHNGNLPYLRQQKAYLLPLLRRISQMIDENNSEKLDGTRFLDWPSSENPQGIHAGLQAMMVLSLQAGAELCKILQEPAAAQECEAAVARLKKHVPDHNNSKQAAALMALSGLASAKEMDDQVINVGGAKEFSTFYGYYMLQAKAKAGNYEGALDAIRTYWGGMLSIGATTFWEDFNLDWLNNAGRIDELVKPGQKDIHGDYGGYCYKGFRHSLCHGWASGPTPWLTEHVLGIQVKAPGCKVIKITPHLGDLTFAEGTFPTPYGILKVKHTKGKDGKIKSEINAPKGVTILR
- a CDS encoding SusD/RagB family nutrient-binding outer membrane lipoprotein, encoding MKSIIKSACVVIGGSLMMQACSKFEQTNFDPKSANEEQLQVEYALNGSITGAQMNPDIAERSFVLYWKTAGHQHRQGGLSSGGYNDDWTTAYYNGVSGWLNAANLAIELAEKRIAANNAQPHTKNLLQIGRIWRAYLMSEMSDNFGPIPIKAFQGVNPEFSQVKDVYYYLLNELKEAEAAIDENVANPQTLKDFDPAYGFNYNRWKRYANSLRMRLAMRLSEVDPDKAKTEFEAAVATKLLITDMADAFKVKEKDGWDDLTGVMSRSWNSQLISASLNNLYVGLGGVTSDVQLDASFHTAIKPADWMGLKFANHFSSKTNDPAAGYWLDGLPKIIDPRAYKAFIIPGDFTNPDFSPFPDASVTKDTKRNLEDATGKVVKEIDAKYTWNASATGDWAEKGAMNKVYTYEGTMPRMSHKFRTSTSERIFFAPWETYFLLAEASVRGWATSIGAKEAYEAGIQSSFQYWGVTAHLAAYLTSQDYNRVGTSVSWNHTAEPPAFRTMNFKDGYTNTAGTVNISYPSNTLYKNGSVKNDLLTKIITQKFIAQCPWLPLETWNDQRRLGLPFFENPVIEKALPNLPALNNSNYTTSNIKFFPQRLRYPASLQNNSAKGYQQAVSFLNGPDAVLTPLWWAKH
- a CDS encoding SusC/RagA family TonB-linked outer membrane protein; protein product: MKRSVIFLSLFLSACLMAFAQDKKIVSGNVKDAEGNPVPGISVQEKGTKNGAITDGTGNFKLSMAPDGTLLLSGIGFLSQEISVAGKTAINVTLAADNKNLGEVVVTALGIKREKKSLGYALQEVSGESLTSARETNVTNALSGKVAGLQVMRSSNGPAGSSKIVLRGNNSLTGSNQPLIVVDGIPMDNVTGADNNDYWNPSKDMGNGLSDINPDDIESMSVLKGGSAAVLYGSRAGNGVILITTKSGKKQKGLGITYTSTVGLSTIFTSPERQRTFGQGTDGAYDERSDLSWGPEIAGQTVKNWEGKEVKMGSYNNLKNYFNTGINFKNSISFQQQINSTAIYSSVTRLTDEGIIPGSKLTRTNLLARAVSQFGEGKRWTTDTKIQYINSNAVNRPQGGANASNPFNTIYSLPANINIRDFSNPKDADGKMTWYKYDKMVNPYWNEQYNLNQDIRDRFLMNGSLKYEFTSWLNAEIKGGADMYTTETESKLYAGSPIEVRGSYGTGKETFRETNYSTLITAKKDQVFGKLGGAITLGGNLMKQRRSSMNINVPKLQIPDLFSIQNGTSNPSISEIYTEKKINSAYGTIGLNWDAYWFIDATFRNDWSSALSQSNRSYFYPSVSTSLIVTDMIERMGGSAPRWVSYGKVRASYAQVGNDLAPYNLYNTYEVAKDPNGNTTVKRKKVLYDPNVRSELIKSLEVGAEARLFNNRLGIDFAWYKSNATRQLIDLPMDPLSGYEKKKINAGNIENKGIELMLNARILDKAVAWDMNVNFSTNKNTVKEIAPGIDYYPLGGYDNIQIYAAAGQKYGEIWGTAYQRVTDEKSPYFGKLLLSETGLPLVTSEKVRLGNQQANGLLGVSNTFTYKGVSLGFLIDARFGGKMFSGTTVAMQKSGTAAETVVNGKRDKFVVDGVILNPNTNQYEPSTIAVKPQDYWEAVGVNNIGIAEANLYDASNVRLRNVQLSYNLPAKLFSRTPIQRASIGFSCNNVWLISSHIKGIDPESVYATGTNATGFESGSAPTSRNYLFNLSVSF